The Stigmatopora nigra isolate UIUO_SnigA chromosome 23, RoL_Snig_1.1, whole genome shotgun sequence genome includes the window atctaagtacagtttcatatccaagtacagtttcatatctaagtactgtttcatatctaagtactgtttcatatctaagtactgtttcatatttaagtagtgttgaaaccagctcccaaaatcgagagagagtttaataactaaatatCTACTGCTTTCAAaggtacttcgatattaaacagtacttcgatattaaacaatactttgatattaaacagtacttcgattttaaactcactctcttagatattaaactctctctcatgaatataattttgagttgGGTTTTGTCCTGGGATtatttaactgccattgacgccTGTGAATACTAAAGGGAGCAATGGGTCGCCATTGACgagtgtccaatccgttttgatgAGAATCAATCCACATGATGCCCCCCTAGTCAAATTGGATGGGAAGTCAATCGGCGTCAATTCACTGAAACATAATCAACccctcaaagttttttttttttttgcctcaacaCGTTGGAATTTCCACGGCCGTCTTGCGGCGGGATGATTTGCCGTCCACCTCGTATCGATGCCGAGTCACCTCCAGTTAAAGTTACATGATGGACGACGCGGCCACGGGATCGGCTTTCCCACTCGGGAAGAATTACGGCGGACGCGCAGAGAAGGACGCCACGGCGCGCCGATAAAAGAGTTTCAACAGAATCGGCTCGGGAGAAAGGCGCGGGGTGGGGGCGGAGGGGTCGCTAGGGGTTACGTGGAACTTCTCTGTTGAGCGTTTGATGGATGCTCTGTAACCAATGGAGGTAAAGACCTAGCACCCCCCCTCCCAtccgcgcgcacacacacggcAGATTAAGTCTGGCTGATTTATCGAGATTTACCTCGAGAGGGCAAACAGCTGGCAAGGACAACCACCGCAAGTGGCCAAGGCATCAATTTAAGGCGCTCATTTGTTCCAAAGATAATATGGACGAGCATGAAGCACACTGAGGATTGGATTACTTCACTTGGCCACTGGCTATAATCACACAAATAATGACAAATGACTTGATTGGACTGTCTTAATAGCGGCTAGAAAGTACCAGAAGATATTTAGCATTTAACTACGTCCGCACACGTTAAGTGAAGATCAGGAAGTGTTGACGgttgtgccgtcagggcctttaaggccttctctgctggcctaagaaatatctgaatcatatattatattttgtccatgattacttattaaataattccaaactgTCTGTTAGCTTCGTATATATGTGTaactatgtgtatatgtgtatatgtgtatatatgtgtatatatgtgtatatatgtgtatatatgtgtatagtatatgtgtatagtatatgtgtatagtatatgtgtatagtatatgtgtatagtatatgtgtataatatatgtgtatagtatatgtgtatagtatatgtgtatagtatatgtgtatagtatatgtgtatagtatatgtgtatatatgtgtatatttgtgtatatatgtgtatatatgagtatatatgtgtatatacgtgtatatatgtgtatacatgtgtatatacgtgtatatacacgtataaatgcgtataaatgtgtatatatgcgtgtatgcgtgtatatgcttgtgtatgcatgtgtatgtgtacgtgtatatgtatttatatatatatatatatatatatatatatatatatatatatatatatatatatatatatatatatatatatatatatatatatatatatatatacatatttcagcaacacgcttatttatttattaacttatttatcaactatctatttgtctaaaatgtctgtattctcacactcttgctactgtgacaacagaatttcccgaatacgggatgaataaagttatccaatataaataataaaacttgattttgtttctatttataCAACTGATTGGTTTGAATGTTAGCGTTGTTTTGCGTGCGTCCGACGAGCGCGTTGCTACGTTTACGGGCACAAGGTCGTGTTATTGCAGGTGAGCGTGTGGCCTTCTGCAAACACGCTCGTCCGACGACCACACGGGGAGGAAGAAAGCGCGCGAGGGCGACGTGACGTCGGTCCCGTGATTCATTGGCGTCATGCTGGGAGCCAAAGGATGACTCCATCCAGCACTATTGATCATCTCCATTTTGGAGAAGTGAAGAGAAATGAGTCAAACTGACTCACTGAAAGGAATGTTCAAATGAGGAGGAGGGCGTGGGGGTCTTTGAGTGTTGTCCAAGACGGGGTGCATTGTGGGAATAATAACAACAGCACTTTTAAGTGACACTGGAGACTTTTTGAGTGCCGGCCAAAAAGAGGTTTAACTCGCGGAGCGCCAGTCTCGCCTATGGTGATTATCCAGAGCGGGTGGGATATTTTGTGGGGGTTTAGGGTTGCTAACCCACGGCTTTTTGCTCTGTGGACTaaatcaatggctgccattcacagcggtagacgtccaatctgctTGGACTGATGCAAGTgcaaatgcattggacattttttgctgTCAATGTTACCAAACTATGATCATTCTCAtcacagctctcaaaattatattcatgggaaagagtttaatatctaagacagaagtgtaatatctaagtactgtttgatattgaagtactgtttaatatctaagtactttttaatatccgagtacatttgaccggcgaccaaaagaccagcaaccaaacgtccggtcatgccaAAGAACCACTGGAGGAGGGGACCACACATGAAGATGATGTGGGTCACCTTCTCGCCCGGCATCTGGGACGGGGGCGCCACCCGAAAGCGTTGATTCCACACTAAAACGCCTAAAGTAAAAAGGCCACCTCACCGCTAAATGACCCTAAAGGATGACGAGGGGGGGAACCAGACAGGTGGGACCCCCCATACTTAACGCAGAcctccaagagagagagagcgctcAAAAAGTCATAGGAGAAgaattgtcttttttggggggtgtcggAGAAGAGCAACGAGAAGCAGCCATCTCTTCCAAAAGGTAAAAGCGCACCAAAGTGCCAATCTCCATTATGGCATCATTTAACATCCGGGTGCTACATAAGGATGCACGCCGGCCACAAACAGGCAGCGTAAACAACCACGCCGACGTTTTAGCTTTCTGCCACCCACAGTTCACGCCTGTGGGGTGCCAACCCcacccagaaaaaaagacagagagagaactCCACCCCCGAGACAGCTATCACCGAAGCACAGGggtttgggaacctttttgaccaagagagccacaaacaattcctattttgcaatgttattcctcgtgagccatactacaaatttaaaagtcaaaatatatacatgttaaCGAGtgacttttcaattttttttggtcatttcaccacttttaaagtggaaaaaaatgaatatttttacaaatattcttatgctgttgctaatcaatgagaggatacattccagaagagtctactgcaaaaaaaaaagaagattaaagcaattctagatgtaatatcttaGTTCTGTCActagcagtttccatattttagctcacaggttagcatagagccagatgcactcatccaaagagccacatgtggctcccgagccataggttccctacccctgcctgGTGGACAAAGAGTTTCCCAACCTGAAATTTTAGTATTTATAGAGGCATTGTTAAAGTACAGATACTATTGACTAATAAGCCCAAATGCATTTTGGGTAACAAGCACATGCACCTCGCGACACATCTAGCGCAATCGTGCATCAGTTTCCCGTGGCGCCACTAAGCCCCCTGTAACAGGATCCCCGACCCGCCGCGGTCCCCTCGGACCCGGGCGGCGGTCTACCCGCGACCAACAGGTGCCCCGCCCGGGAAAAAGGGGGTGGCGAGGGGGTTGGAGACCCTGTGAAAGCAAACAGTGAGGTCATCGGCAGGTTCTGGTCGGGCCAGCCGGGATTACACTGGCTGGCAGACACGCAAATTGAGAGTCAAGTTGGAttaagccaggggtgggcaaacttttggggcccgggggggggggccacattgactttaaaaatttgacagatgggccgggtcagaaaaagataggatacatatattATTACGTATTTTTTACCCAACGTCTTTCCTCCCGTGTTGTTTTAAACGCCGACGTTGCACGGTGGGACGTCAATGTCCATCAACATCCCGTAAGAATCTCTGTGGAGGCGCCGGCGTCAAAATAATGGGGGAAAAGTCTCATTTTAAAGCGGAACGCCAGACACTTTGTTGTTCCGCCGACGCGTGCTTCATCGGGGATCTTCGCTTGTGTTTATTAGCGGACCAGATAGCCTATCGTCTGGCGTCTAATCCCACGTCCGTCTAGAGGGGCGGGGGGGGGTCTAATCCGTCACTTTCCCAACTGAAGACAGAATCTAACGGGATACGCCCACTTTACGTTAATTAGCAGCGGTGTTCGTCGGCGCTAACGATGGAGTCGTAACGTAACGTTGGCTCGCTAATGGACAAACTTCAGCCGTTAGCGCTTTCAAGCCAAACCCTGAGATGCTATCGAGGATGGAGGGTCCGCGGGGAGGGGGTGCTAAACACCCCCCTTTGAAACTCAAGACCGCCGCCATTTCGGGCTACGAGAGAGAGGAGCCGTCTGTTAGTTTAGCTCAAAAAGGAGGACCGACTATACAGAGAAGAAAtaatgcgtgaccggacgtttggtcgccggacttttggtcgccagtcaaatgtacttagatattaaacagtatttggatattaaacagtacttggatattaaacattacttagatattaaacagtacttggatattaaacagtacttagatattaaactctcatgaatataatttctaGAGCAAATTTATGaccaaaatatcaaaaatgcTGTCCACAATTCACTGAAAAGAAAACATCCCCAGATCTAAAAACCTACTGAAAAATCATGCAATTTAATCTTGGATTAATTTGggggaaataaaaatcaaaattgtTATTGTTGACTGTTTTtgcacttcattttaatatgtaGGTGTTATCTCTACTTGTTGATATATTAATAAATCCCGCGCCTGTTTATTCTTGGCTACATTTAGTATGAGATACGTTTAAAGTGTCCTATTGTCCTTCAAAGCAAATAACAGACACGACCAACTAGAATGATTTCCGGCTTCACAATTgtgactttttggggggttgcgGGCAGATTTACATCCCATAATGCCCACTTGACTTTGTGCCCGAAATATGTAGTGATTCTCCCTGACAGCTGAAGCTTGGCCTCCCCCCCTCCTGAACCTCCCGAACCCCCCCTGACGCTAATGTTGGATTTACGGCACAGTAGCTCGCTGGTGAGAAAAATACACCAACGGGGGCTTCTGggttatatataaaaaaaataggatctcAAGTTTAAACATTCATATATTTCCTGTTTAATTTCCAAAGATTGACATCCAATCGTTTGGCTAAAACAGGGGTAGgggacctatggctcgggagccctatgtggctcttttgatgggtgtatatgggtctttgctaacctgtgagctaaaatatggaaatggctggtgacagaactgagatattacatctagaactgagtttaatcttcattttttttgcagtagactcttctgaaatgcatcctctcattgattagcaactgcataagaaaatttatagaaatattattttttttcactttaaaagtggtgaaatgacaaaaaatggattaggcactcgtttacatgtatgtattttggtagtatggctcacaaggaataacattgaaaaaaaatgaattgtttgtgtCTCTCTTTGTCAAGTAGGTAAAGAAACATGTCCGCTTCACACGAACTTTTCACAAAAGTGTCAAGAAAATCCGTTTTGAAACATAAGGCCACATTGGTATAGCAAGACTGCATTTccgcaccccaaaaaaaaaaaaaagatggtagtGGGCAATGTGCGGGATAGAATTTCACATTCTATATATAAGCCGTCCGTCCGTGCGTCCGTCCGGCGGGTGCAGAATGTCGCGGCTATTTAAATGCCACAGCAGTCGCGGCGGAGCCAGCACGCGTGGCCTTTTCACAACATGATGGACCTTTTCGAGACCAACGCGTACCTCTTCAACGACCTACGCTACTTGGACGACGGCGCCCTACACCATTTGGACGCGGCGGGGGCCTCGCCGCTCTACCGCGCCGCCGGGGACGACGACGATAACGGCCCGCCCTCACCCGGAGGGAGGGAACGGCGAGCCGCGTCCGAGACGGGCGAGGAAGATAGTAGCGGAGGCGAGGAGCACGTCCCGGCGCCGCCCGGCCTACGAGCCCACCGCGAGGGCCGATGCCTGATGTGGGCCTGCAAGGTGTGCAAGAAGAAGTCGGCGCCGGCCGACCGACGGAAAGCCGCTACTCTACGAGAGCGCCGACGCCTCAAGAAGATCAACGAGGCTTTCGAGGCGCTCAAGAGGAAGACGGTGGCAAACCCGAACCAGAGGCTGCCGAAGGTGGAGATATTGCGGAGTGCCATAAGCTACATCGAGAGGCTGCAGGAGCTGCTGCATGGCCTGGATCAGCGGGACCACACCGACAAACGAGACCATGTAAGTGAGGCTTACTCTaagaccagtgtgtgtgtgtgagaaccAGAAACAAATACAGAGGAAGAGCTCAAAAAAGGGGGAACTAGACTGAAACATGATGTCAACTTGGAGGAAACCATTACAAAAGGAGCGCTACTCTGCCATTTCCATTTCCAAAACCCAATTATCCAGTCAACTCACACAAACAACTAacacaagggtgggcaaacttttgggccttgggggccacattgactttaaaaatttgacagataggccggggtcagcacaagataggatacatataaaaaagtgcatccgttaacagtacatatgaaacataaacagaaaaaaggactaaagtattaacatactcagcactcatcattgaagtaaaaagtataaagtacaaagtaaagtaaaaagtataaagtacaaagttttatgcaagatagttacttttttcttgaatttcattcattgacgtcaaaattaactttgtttattttctctctattttgaaataatggtgtttcgtctttgtcaccttgcagttttatctaatttgtgcacttataagccgtaccttcgattcagtcatcattttttagcgacaaatactgCGTTTACGCAAGAAAATACGCAAATTCCTAAGAACGGGGATGCTAGTTCCATTCTTAGCGATATTTCCACGATTTGTTTATGTTGATAGGTCATCGCTTCGGGGAATCAGTGGAAAAAAACCTGCGAGAACTGGACCAACGCCAGCGACCATTCCGGCGCCAGCTCGGCCAATGAGAGGGAAGGTAAAAAAACACGTTGTTTTCACGTTCCATCACCATTTGgcgtgtttttctgttttttctccaatttttttatctttatgttCAGGTTGCGGCGATTCTTCGGCGTCGTGCAGCCTCCTTCGTCTGTCGTCCATCGTGGACAGCATTAGCGGAGTAGCggaaaaataacttttctttttggtgtacatattttttaacgCCCGAAATgtagatgtatttattttataatcatATGGGGTCCTACAGAAAAGACTCTTGTACTATTTAATAATTTATACTTGCAATAAATGGCTTGTTTTTGCTACCACTTTTGAATGAACGGACATGGAAAAAGGCTTTTGTGCAAGAGCTGTTTTGAGCAGACGTGGGAAACCCGATAGCGGCAATGgtgatgggatttttttttttatggcggtccgcaccccccccccccctattgccaacaccagctctcaaaattatattcatgagagagagtttaatatttaagagaaggagtttaatatccaagtgcagtttattatccaagtactgttgaaaacagtagatatttggatattaaactctcatgaatataattgtgagagctggtttcaacagtacttcgataggAAAcactacttcgatatgaaacagtactttgatatgaaacaatacttcgatatgaaacagtacttcgatattaacagtactttgatatgaaacagtactttgatatgaaacagtacttttatatgaaacagtactttgataccagtacttcaatattatactctcatgaatataattttgagagctggtttcaacagtaatgtacttagatattaaacagtacttagatattgaactctctctcttagatattaaactctctctcatgaatataactttgagagctggtttcaaatgtagtacttagatattaaactgtacatcgatattaaactctctctcttagatatgaaactgtctctcatgaatataattttgagagctggtttcaacagtaaactttgtgtcaccaaaagacccggcgaccaaacgtccggtcacgcttcaGGTGCAATGCTTATGTTaggggagaggaaaaaaaaaaagaaagctttaGCGACGTGACTCTCACTTAACTCTACCCGTGACCCCTGACGCCAACGACAACATGAACCCATGCACGGACTTTCCGAATCGAAACTCCAGAACCCCCCCATTTTAAGCTTCGCCGCGTTGGATCCCGACGCCGCGGACGCCCCCGTCAGCTGTTCTAAAGCCAATCGGGGGTGCCGGTGTGTTGTTTTAGGTGCGGGCGCTTcccagagagagagatgagacaAACGCTTTGACACATTGGGAGATCTCTTTCACTCATTTCTCACAATTAGGCTtgaaaaattgtgtttaaaGGGCCGTCAATGTTAGTTTATGTCGCAATTATAAAACGCAAGATGGAAAAGTAACATAGAAATGATATATTTTGGTAAATACTCCACCTGCTAGTCAAGTAAGGGATATGAAAGGGTTAAGGGCCAAACAAAGCGCCGCCATTTGTGCGACGTTGTACGACCTTTAACGACTCAAGAAGTCCAagtggaagaaaaagaagaagtgcGGCGTGCGTAATGAAGGCGGCGCTAAAAAACACCTCGCTTGATGACCTCTGAGGTGTTTGCTGGAAAGGCGACACCTAAGCGTCGCAGCTGCAGCCAACGTGCAGCCCGAGTCTCCATTTCGCTGCCATTAACGCCCATAGACGTCCATTATTCTGTTTTGACAAGTGAATCTAACGCCATTAATGGCGGCCTTCGTTTACGACacgaaaaaaacattacatttgatCCTGAGTTTGGcagattactattattattgataCAGACGccccctacttacaaacattcaacttaaaagtactgtatgtattctctccattttatgaaatgtttctttttcagtacttaccaatgctggttacttctACAAGCcttaaaacatacaaatgcacttatataaaccttcaacatacttctataggccttaaacatcaattataatacaaaatatagcactgaatcaacttcaattggaaccatttcaacttataaacactttccacttatgaacaagtGCTCGAAACCTAActcattcgtaagtaggggagcgtctgtattattattattattattttatagcaGATCTGGTTCGTCTATCAGCGTCAACGGCAGCCAAGGAGAAGAAGGAGCCCCGCCGGGCTTCCGAGTGGGAAAAGATCAGCAAGGGCAGATGTGGGAATGTCAGCAGCAGGCAGGGCACACatgggggggtttgggggctCTGGGGGGCTCTGGGGGGCGAGGAGGGATGGGGCTGGGCCATCAGGCCGTGGTAATTAGATCTGGCCAATGTGGACCCTGGGGGCATAAAAGGGAGCCCCGGGCAGTGCAGCCCTCACATCCCTGGAAAGGTTCCCCCCCAGAACATGGACTCCTTCTCACCCTCGCAGCCATACTACGCGCCGCCGTCGTCCCCGGGCGAGGACGAGTGGGACTCGGACGAGCACGTGCCGGCGCCGGGGCAGCAGCAGCAATCGGGGGCGCACCTGGCGGGCCGCTGCCTGCAATGGGCCTGCAAGGCCTGCAAGCGCAAGTCCAGCTTCGTGGACCGCCGACGCGCCGCCACCATGAGGGAGCGGCGGCGCCTGAAGAAGGTCAACCACGCCTTTGAGACGCTGCGCCGGTGCACTTCGGCTAATCCGGCCCAGCGCCTGCCCAAGGTGGAGATCCTGCGCAACGCCATTCACTATATCGAGAGCCTGCAGGACCTCCTGAGGGAGCAGGTGGACCGCTACTACAGCGGTTCTGAACCCGCCAGCCCACTCTCCAGCTGCTCCGACGGCGCGGTgagaccccccacccctccgAAACCGAAAAACGGCATTTTTCGTCTATCTCGGGGatcagagagccataaacaattcatattttctaatgttattccttgagagccattctcagaatttaaaagtcaaaatacatataaatgggTGCCtatgtttttagtcatttaaagtgggaaaaaaagtacttttgacattcttatgcagttgcgaATAAATGATAGTATGCAtttcagaagagtctaatgcaggggtgggcaaacttttgggcccggtgggggccacattgactttaaaaatttgacagatgggccgggtcagcacaagatacgatacatgtaaaaaagtgcatccgttaacagtacatatgagacATAAACGCCAAAATATTAACATCCTCATCACTCATCAGTTCTTGTTTAATTCTAAGAGGGGAAATAAAGCAATGTGTACGGGTTTTGTATTGGGTGGAATTTTCCCTTCTATTTTCTGCgaatgaaaacatttatttcccCAAACTCTTATTTTATAACTTAAAAAttgcgtgaccggatgtttggtcgccggtcaaatgtacttagatattaaacagtactcagatactaaacagtacttacatagtAAACTGTACTTAAatgctaaacagtacttagatattaagcagtacttagatattaagcagtactttgatattaaacagtacttagatattaaacagtacttcgatattaaacagtacttcgatattaaacagtacttcgatattaaacagtacttcgatattaaacagtacttcgatattaaacagtacttcgatattaaacagtacttcgatattaaacagtacttagatattaaactctctcttatgaatatacttttgagagctgatttcaacagtaaattctctgtcaccattcGACCGACCACCAatagaccggcaaccaaacgtccgagcacccaaaaTTGTgtccatcactgtcaatgaGTCAGTGAACGCACCACAAATGTTTAATCTTTAGCATTGGCTTTCCACTAGAGCTGCCAAGTGGTCACCCTCACACCAGCTAGGAAATAGACAGCCAAAAAATGCGTTTTACAGCGGTGAGGCGGCAAAAAGCTGGAACACAGACAGATTTACAAGGAGAAAGTGTCATCTACCCACAGAGCTCAATCAATTGGCCACGCCGGGGAAGGAGAGGAAGGAGCCCTCGGTTTAGAGGCGCCCCCCCCAGGCCCAAAATTTATGGGGCCGTCCGCCATCTCGAAACAGGCCAAAATATTGACTGGTCCtactatttttggggggattttcagACAGACGGCAGCAGTCCAGCGTGGCGGCAGCTCAACTACAACGGCACTTACCCCTACATGAAAAACGGTGAGAAATTTTGCGCTTGTTTTTTCACAAATTGGCGACTAAACGCTCTTTCACCCCACAGAGGGTCTTTTAGATCAAGCGGGCGGTGCGTCCAGCCTGCAGTGTCTATCCAGCATCGTGGAGCGGCTGTCCACACCCGCTTCCGTCCCCTCGCCCGACGGTTCGGCCCACTCGCAGCCGTGCACGCCATCTTGCAGCCCTGTCTACCACGTCCTGTGAAAAtccctttttgtttgtttttcttttgtttttttgtacagtACAGGACCAAATTGTAAATATCAAATGTAAATGCTCACTTACtcattaaatattttcattctgtaactaaaaacttgttttttgtgtctttgaccAATGAAAGTGACCAAATGTGATGTATTTTAGCAAGCAAGTACAACGTTTGTTCTTCTCAGCCAAATGTGAGTCATCAGCAACACCTTGGATGACTCTATTAACACTTCGGCAGAAAGAACAAATGGCATTTTGATGGGGAAAAAGATGACTTGGGGGGTGTCGTCCTAACccagcatgggcaaactacggcccgtgggccacatacggctcgctaggctttttaatttttcttaatacattcatttctaCTTAACAtggtacttaatactttttactttaatga containing:
- the myf6 gene encoding myogenic factor 6 yields the protein MPQQSRRSQHAWPFHNMMDLFETNAYLFNDLRYLDDGALHHLDAAGASPLYRAAGDDDDNGPPSPGGRERRAASETGEEDSSGGEEHVPAPPGLRAHREGRCLMWACKVCKKKSAPADRRKAATLRERRRLKKINEAFEALKRKTVANPNQRLPKVEILRSAISYIERLQELLHGLDQRDHTDKRDHVIASGNQWKKTCENWTNASDHSGASSANEREGCGDSSASCSLLRLSSIVDSISGVAEK
- the myf5 gene encoding myogenic factor 5, which encodes MDSFSPSQPYYAPPSSPGEDEWDSDEHVPAPGQQQQSGAHLAGRCLQWACKACKRKSSFVDRRRAATMRERRRLKKVNHAFETLRRCTSANPAQRLPKVEILRNAIHYIESLQDLLREQVDRYYSGSEPASPLSSCSDGATDGSSPAWRQLNYNGTYPYMKNEGLLDQAGGASSLQCLSSIVERLSTPASVPSPDGSAHSQPCTPSCSPVYHVL